A single window of Sulfurovum sp. UBA12169 DNA harbors:
- a CDS encoding DUF188 domain-containing protein yields the protein MTLYIDGDAFPNLLKPIVLRSIERLSLNTFVVSNKRITIGNSKHIRYIIVEQGSDEADHRIAERIKEGDLVITADIPLADRIISKNAHAIDHRGELYTIDNIKQYLAMRNLTEEIRNSGEMTGGPKSFSQKDAHAFANTLHRFLTKHCENQMMVK from the coding sequence GTGACACTCTATATAGACGGAGATGCTTTTCCCAATCTTCTCAAGCCCATCGTGCTGCGCAGTATCGAACGGCTTTCCTTGAATACCTTTGTTGTATCAAATAAACGTATCACGATAGGCAACTCAAAACATATCCGATACATCATTGTAGAACAAGGGTCCGACGAAGCAGATCATCGGATTGCAGAGAGGATAAAAGAAGGCGATCTTGTCATAACGGCCGATATCCCCCTGGCTGACCGCATTATCTCAAAAAATGCCCACGCCATAGACCATAGAGGCGAACTTTACACTATCGATAACATCAAGCAGTATTTAGCTATGCGCAACCTCACCGAAGAGATACGAAACAGCGGGGAGATGACGGGAGGCCCTAAATCTTTCAGCCAAAAAGATGCACATGCCTTTGCCAATACCTTGCACCGATTTTTGACAAAACATTGTGAAAATCAAATGATGGTAAAATAA